A DNA window from bacterium contains the following coding sequences:
- a CDS encoding cytochrome C oxidase subunit IV family protein, whose amino-acid sequence MSDAKYTQIYWGLIAMVGGSALLSWLGHAGWAVAAIFALAAAKAFLVISYYMGLGEERVWVKWMLASAVLALAILFVGLIPDIVALAGRLGS is encoded by the coding sequence ATGAGCGACGCCAAATACACCCAAATCTACTGGGGCTTGATCGCGATGGTCGGAGGCAGCGCCTTGCTGAGCTGGCTGGGCCACGCCGGATGGGCGGTAGCCGCCATCTTCGCCCTGGCCGCCGCCAAGGCCTTCCTGGTGATCAGCTATTACATGGGGCTCGGCGAGGAACGAGTTTGGGTGAAGTGGATGCTGGCCTCGGCCGTCCTGGCCTTGGCGATCCTTTTCGTCGGCCTGATCCCCGACATCGTCGCCTTGGCGGGAAGGTTGGGGTCCTAG
- a CDS encoding thrombospondin type 3 repeat-containing protein — protein MRNLFVHALIAAATFLSIPQLQAATCSSGDLPAGGGEDLVVSGTCTVPAGVYHYGNVNIIGGGTLEFGDAIVDFWAKSILIENGGTLSAGSPASPVGINGVLTFHLYGPDLGPGASGVACATDSRCGIPQEIWDSNGADKVCLPPDAPDTPPAQCRVYDYFYQYNPLLVDTGNPNAFFGYKSIGVSYGGSLRLFGEKGSTFGDLPSSSSGQSWTRLAQTAKNGDSQIVLDSAVNWKAGDRIVITTTDYLPGHSEEVEIDEVLPDMKTLKLKSALKYIHNGQKFPLGSIPNRLGLDFQEAETRAAVGLLTRSIRIVSAGDDFNAANPTCIYDCFPPADQMFPSTEQPGQEHAYYFGGHTLARQGFKEVQIQGVEFYQMGQGGRIGHYPVHFHHSRMTPPDTFVRDSSVHDSMTRWITLHATSGVELARNVGYQSIGHGFYIEEASEAYNQLFSNLGVLARAAVDNIQNPRKVPGILAAPNTAGVQPPLLTYQSDVVNPSVFWIMNGWNDFEYNMAAGATACGACYWPVLGSISGHSRHMKWEGYSGIQMGLNRGGTAPIKNFTGNFCTSAMHSFNSTPDTAVCHGLVDGSLRLNAVPNPLAPAPNADKSSEEYYPVLAQTLPSYTRCDGDNTDCSTVPVCSATNRAACMVTVLDRFTSAFHWAETNFSAIWLRPRWFLLLNSVISDVQNAGLTFVTGGDYTHSSVIPGNWMLARKNVFIGHAQEAVDPNTQEVLNPFVSNAGPFNPLETAGGALKGLSCDNPDINYCLSVDEGIAMPLSNFGLNQRLFNIYDGPSLQDSNAYLNVKTTLIDDCPFPNPNQQCNNSQWMYGKVLGMPGDPTAGKGFLPNAAIAWKQSNGFYYPPAFHSTNLFFDGVNIRHFVIEPLFQPETATTWFKTDEAKTKAFYATWNPASFDNFTAIDRQTILNDDDGSLTGLKQTVSVNEDPFFDAPVETLECSSFGTAKTSPYEHVTTVVYPDCGVGCDQNVWNANCTSGCYGVPLYRQLMTGAEKSANDPNMKIRMMGPAIGGRINLTTNNARYYISTTDGPVAQGPAALKNIFEGGRTYYVFFVFAQPSTRQTYQVFVGKNLGDFEDSNVAAVKVALDTLNLGFDGLEWPESWKKSYDPGSGILSVTVDFSEFQTQFTAAQANACQPASFCEWNSTANTCDCAAQLQQDDPDIYQECIQQVGAEQRTICSWSVRDIDCPVFDESGVLKNRCLGFSFTLPPGFVADESDQRPEPSCFPQSDAWNVSWMPVGADLAGDCANENPPPADFCPLGVQNPPPPPPPMDLDFDEDGIPDLEDNCAEQPNPDQADSDGDGAGDACDPDDDNDQIPDHEDPFPLTPLSPPAAPPPEPSGGCSLNVRNHGRIPGR, from the coding sequence ATGCGAAACCTCTTTGTTCACGCCCTAATAGCCGCCGCCACCTTTTTGTCGATCCCCCAACTCCAGGCCGCAACCTGTAGCTCCGGCGACTTGCCGGCCGGCGGCGGCGAGGACTTGGTCGTGTCCGGAACCTGCACCGTTCCGGCCGGCGTCTACCATTACGGCAACGTGAATATCATCGGCGGCGGCACCTTGGAATTCGGCGACGCCATCGTCGATTTTTGGGCCAAGTCGATCCTCATCGAGAACGGCGGCACCTTGAGCGCCGGATCGCCGGCCAGCCCGGTCGGAATCAACGGCGTCCTGACTTTCCACCTCTACGGTCCGGACCTGGGCCCCGGCGCCAGCGGCGTCGCCTGCGCCACCGACAGCCGTTGCGGCATTCCCCAGGAAATTTGGGACAGCAACGGCGCCGACAAAGTCTGCCTGCCGCCGGATGCGCCGGACACGCCGCCGGCCCAATGCCGGGTCTACGACTATTTCTACCAATACAACCCGCTGCTCGTCGACACCGGCAATCCCAACGCTTTTTTCGGCTACAAGTCGATCGGCGTCTCTTACGGCGGCTCGCTCCGCCTCTTCGGCGAAAAAGGCTCGACCTTCGGCGATCTGCCCAGCTCCAGCTCGGGCCAGAGCTGGACTCGCCTGGCCCAAACCGCCAAGAACGGCGACAGCCAAATCGTCCTCGACAGCGCGGTCAACTGGAAGGCCGGCGACCGCATCGTCATCACCACCACCGACTATTTGCCCGGGCACAGCGAGGAAGTCGAAATCGACGAAGTGCTGCCGGATATGAAGACCCTCAAGCTGAAATCGGCGCTCAAATACATCCACAACGGCCAAAAGTTTCCGCTGGGCTCGATCCCCAACCGTTTGGGGCTCGATTTCCAAGAGGCCGAAACCCGGGCCGCGGTCGGCTTGCTCACCCGCAGCATCCGCATCGTCTCGGCCGGCGACGACTTCAACGCCGCCAACCCGACCTGCATCTACGATTGCTTCCCGCCGGCCGACCAAATGTTCCCCTCGACCGAGCAACCGGGCCAAGAGCATGCCTATTACTTCGGCGGCCACACCCTCGCCCGTCAGGGCTTCAAGGAAGTGCAGATTCAAGGCGTCGAATTCTACCAAATGGGGCAAGGCGGCCGGATCGGCCATTATCCGGTTCATTTTCATCACAGCCGGATGACGCCGCCCGACACCTTCGTCCGCGACTCCTCGGTCCATGACTCGATGACCCGTTGGATCACGCTCCACGCCACCTCCGGCGTCGAATTGGCCCGCAACGTCGGCTACCAGAGCATCGGCCACGGCTTCTACATCGAGGAGGCTTCCGAGGCCTACAACCAGCTCTTCTCCAACCTCGGCGTGCTGGCCCGGGCCGCGGTCGACAACATCCAAAACCCGCGCAAGGTCCCCGGCATCCTGGCCGCGCCGAACACCGCCGGCGTCCAGCCGCCGCTGCTCACCTATCAAAGCGACGTGGTCAATCCCTCGGTCTTCTGGATCATGAACGGCTGGAACGACTTCGAGTACAACATGGCCGCCGGCGCCACCGCCTGCGGCGCCTGCTATTGGCCGGTGCTGGGGTCGATCAGCGGCCATTCCCGGCACATGAAGTGGGAAGGCTACTCCGGAATCCAGATGGGATTGAACCGCGGCGGAACGGCGCCGATCAAGAATTTCACCGGGAACTTTTGCACTTCGGCGATGCATTCCTTCAACAGCACCCCCGATACGGCGGTTTGTCACGGCCTGGTCGACGGCTCGCTCCGCCTCAATGCGGTTCCCAATCCGCTGGCGCCGGCGCCCAACGCCGACAAGAGCTCCGAAGAGTACTATCCGGTCCTCGCCCAGACCCTACCGTCCTACACCCGTTGCGACGGCGACAACACCGACTGCAGCACCGTTCCGGTCTGCTCCGCCACCAACCGGGCGGCCTGCATGGTGACGGTCCTCGATCGCTTCACATCGGCCTTCCACTGGGCCGAAACCAATTTCTCGGCCATTTGGCTCCGACCCCGCTGGTTCCTTTTATTGAACAGCGTGATTTCCGACGTGCAGAACGCCGGCCTGACCTTCGTCACCGGCGGCGACTACACCCACTCCTCGGTCATTCCGGGCAACTGGATGCTGGCGCGCAAGAACGTCTTCATCGGCCATGCCCAGGAAGCCGTCGATCCGAACACTCAGGAAGTCTTGAATCCCTTCGTTTCCAACGCCGGCCCCTTCAACCCGCTGGAAACCGCCGGCGGCGCCCTCAAGGGCCTGAGCTGCGACAACCCCGACATCAACTATTGCCTCTCGGTCGACGAAGGCATCGCGATGCCGCTCAGCAATTTCGGCCTGAACCAGCGGCTCTTCAACATCTACGACGGCCCCTCGCTGCAGGATTCCAACGCCTACTTGAACGTCAAGACGACCTTGATCGACGACTGCCCCTTCCCCAATCCCAACCAGCAGTGCAACAACAGCCAATGGATGTACGGCAAGGTGTTGGGCATGCCCGGCGACCCGACCGCGGGCAAAGGCTTCCTGCCGAACGCGGCCATCGCCTGGAAGCAGAGCAACGGCTTCTATTATCCGCCGGCCTTCCATTCCACCAACCTCTTCTTCGACGGCGTCAACATCCGCCATTTCGTCATCGAGCCGCTCTTCCAGCCCGAAACCGCGACGACCTGGTTCAAGACCGACGAAGCCAAGACCAAGGCCTTCTACGCGACTTGGAATCCGGCCTCCTTCGACAATTTCACCGCGATCGACCGCCAGACGATCTTGAACGACGATGACGGCTCGCTGACCGGCCTCAAGCAAACCGTGTCGGTCAACGAGGATCCCTTCTTCGACGCGCCGGTCGAAACCTTGGAATGCTCCTCCTTCGGCACGGCCAAGACCAGCCCCTACGAGCACGTCACGACCGTGGTCTATCCCGACTGCGGGGTCGGCTGCGACCAGAACGTCTGGAACGCCAACTGCACCTCGGGTTGTTACGGCGTTCCGCTCTATCGGCAGCTCATGACCGGCGCCGAGAAGTCGGCCAACGACCCGAATATGAAGATCCGGATGATGGGCCCGGCCATCGGCGGACGCATCAACCTGACCACCAACAACGCCCGCTATTACATCAGCACCACCGACGGACCGGTGGCTCAGGGGCCGGCGGCGCTCAAGAACATCTTCGAGGGCGGCCGCACTTATTATGTCTTCTTCGTTTTCGCCCAACCCAGCACTCGGCAGACCTACCAAGTCTTCGTCGGAAAAAACCTGGGCGACTTCGAGGACAGCAACGTCGCCGCGGTCAAGGTTGCCTTGGACACCTTGAACCTCGGCTTCGACGGCCTGGAGTGGCCCGAGTCCTGGAAGAAATCCTACGACCCCGGCAGCGGCATCCTGTCGGTGACCGTCGACTTCTCCGAATTCCAAACCCAATTCACGGCGGCCCAAGCCAACGCCTGCCAGCCGGCTTCGTTCTGCGAGTGGAATTCCACCGCCAACACCTGCGATTGCGCCGCCCAGCTCCAGCAGGACGATCCGGATATCTACCAGGAATGCATCCAGCAAGTGGGCGCCGAGCAACGCACCATCTGCAGCTGGTCGGTTCGCGACATCGATTGCCCGGTCTTCGACGAGAGCGGAGTGCTGAAAAATCGCTGCCTCGGCTTTTCCTTCACCCTGCCGCCGGGCTTCGTGGCCGATGAAAGCGACCAGCGGCCGGAACCCTCCTGTTTTCCGCAGAGCGACGCCTGGAACGTGAGCTGGATGCCAGTCGGCGCCGATTTGGCGGGCGATTGCGCCAACGAAAATCCGCCGCCCGCCGACTTCTGCCCCCTGGGGGTCCAGAATCCGCCGCCACCGCCGCCGCCCATGGACCTTGACTTCGACGAGGACGGAATCCCCGACTTGGAGGACAATTGCGCCGAGCAGCCGAATCCCGACCAAGCCGACTCCGACGGCGACGGGGCCGGCGACGCCTGCGATCCCGACGACGACAATGACCAGATCCCCGACCACGAGGATCCCTTCCCCTTGACCCCGCTATCGCCGCCGGCGGCCCCGCCTCCCGAGCCGAGCGGGGGCTGCTCTCTTAATGTACGAAATCACGGGCGAATTCCGGGCCGATAA
- a CDS encoding cbb3-type cytochrome c oxidase subunit I, with protein MFYVDAHHKIGFWRRYLFSTDHKVIGLQYIITGLFMALLGGFLAYAFRMQLAYPNQEIPLYGMMGPDLYNAAVTMHGTIMLFWVAQPILVSGFGNYLVPLQLGAEDMCFPRLNMLSFWVFFASTVVLIASFFVPGGAMGGGWTSYPPLNARMDYTGVDWGGSLWILAVALEFAAALMGGINILATTLNMRSKGMTFFRMPLFVWMQVAANLIFMFSVGPLIAGALMLLADRTLGTGFFIPQLGGDPLLWQHLFWFFGHPEVYVLLLPSLGILAEVIPTFARKPIFGYRMIIYSVIAAGALSFIVWAHHQFISGLNPRLAVGFSITTILISVPFAIIIFSFLATLWRASIEFSTAMLFAVGMLAEFLIGGVTGIHLGSTATDIYLHDTYFVVAHFHYTMFPVTFFGMFAGIYFWFPKMFGRKLNEKLGKLHFLVTFAAFNVIFIPLFAYGLAGHQRRIYDPSLFENLVPYQHLHVLATAATIALLLGQIPFIFNFFWSMKKGPKATANPWRSSSLEWAAASPPGHGNFLAPPMVYRWPYEYSAPASSEDYRPQWLAPGERNDHAS; from the coding sequence ATGTTCTACGTTGACGCCCATCACAAGATCGGCTTTTGGCGGCGCTACCTGTTCTCCACCGACCACAAGGTGATCGGCCTCCAATACATCATCACCGGACTATTCATGGCCCTGCTCGGCGGCTTCCTGGCCTATGCCTTCCGGATGCAGCTGGCCTACCCCAACCAGGAAATCCCGCTCTACGGGATGATGGGGCCGGACCTCTACAACGCCGCGGTGACCATGCACGGCACCATCATGCTCTTCTGGGTGGCCCAGCCGATCCTGGTCTCGGGCTTCGGAAACTACCTGGTGCCGCTGCAGCTCGGCGCCGAGGACATGTGCTTCCCCCGGCTCAACATGCTTTCGTTTTGGGTCTTCTTCGCCAGCACCGTCGTTTTGATCGCTTCCTTCTTCGTGCCGGGCGGAGCGATGGGCGGCGGCTGGACCTCTTATCCTCCGCTCAACGCCCGGATGGACTATACCGGCGTGGATTGGGGCGGCAGCCTTTGGATCCTGGCGGTGGCCCTCGAATTCGCGGCGGCCCTGATGGGCGGGATCAACATCCTGGCCACCACCCTCAACATGCGCTCCAAGGGCATGACCTTCTTCCGGATGCCGCTCTTCGTGTGGATGCAGGTCGCCGCCAACCTGATCTTCATGTTCTCGGTCGGCCCTCTGATCGCCGGCGCGCTGATGCTCTTGGCCGATCGGACCCTGGGCACCGGATTCTTCATTCCCCAATTGGGCGGCGACCCCCTCCTTTGGCAGCATCTTTTCTGGTTCTTCGGGCATCCCGAGGTCTACGTCCTGCTCCTGCCCTCTTTGGGGATCTTGGCCGAGGTGATTCCGACCTTCGCCCGCAAGCCGATCTTCGGATACCGGATGATCATCTATTCGGTGATCGCGGCCGGGGCGCTGAGCTTCATCGTTTGGGCCCACCACCAATTCATCAGCGGGCTGAACCCGCGCTTGGCGGTCGGCTTCTCGATCACCACCATCCTGATCTCGGTGCCTTTCGCCATCATCATTTTCTCCTTTCTGGCGACGCTGTGGCGGGCCTCGATCGAGTTCTCGACCGCCATGCTCTTCGCGGTCGGCATGCTGGCCGAGTTCCTCATCGGCGGCGTCACCGGCATCCACCTCGGCAGCACCGCCACCGACATCTACCTCCACGACACCTACTTCGTGGTGGCCCACTTCCACTACACCATGTTTCCGGTGACCTTCTTCGGGATGTTCGCCGGGATCTATTTCTGGTTTCCCAAGATGTTCGGCCGCAAGCTGAACGAGAAGCTGGGAAAGCTCCATTTCCTCGTCACTTTCGCGGCCTTCAACGTCATCTTCATCCCGCTCTTCGCCTATGGCCTGGCCGGGCACCAGCGGCGGATCTACGATCCGAGCCTCTTCGAAAACTTGGTCCCCTACCAACACCTCCACGTGCTCGCGACGGCGGCCACCATTGCCCTCTTGCTCGGGCAAATCCCCTTCATCTTCAATTTTTTCTGGAGCATGAAGAAAGGCCCGAAGGCCACGGCCAATCCCTGGCGGTCGAGCAGCCTGGAATGGGCCGCCGCTTCCCCGCCGGGCCACGGCAATTTCCTGGCTCCGCCGATGGTCTACCGCTGGCCCTACGAGTACAGCGCGCCGGCGAGCTCCGAGGACTACCGACCGCAATGGCTGGCGCCGGGAGAGAGGAATGATCATGCAAGCTAG
- a CDS encoding cytochrome c oxidase subunit 3: protein MGPHVICYPSWNLRSGGEKPLAANGTLGMALFLLAEIMFFSGLLSAYWVLRSGFDVWPPPSQPRLPWETTAVSTFLLLLSGGCLFAARRFAVGGQWRSMKRAMAACLALGSSFLLIQGYEWARLLGFGLRAGSGVYGGTFYLLIGCHALHVAAGLVYLFLVARRLGTKDAMGPRDRLTPALMYWTFVVALWPLLYGLVYF, encoded by the coding sequence ATGGGTCCGCACGTCATCTGCTATCCGAGCTGGAATCTTCGCTCCGGCGGCGAGAAGCCCCTCGCCGCCAACGGGACCTTGGGCATGGCTCTCTTTCTGCTGGCCGAGATCATGTTCTTCTCGGGCTTGCTCAGCGCTTATTGGGTGCTGCGCAGCGGTTTCGACGTCTGGCCACCTCCAAGCCAGCCGCGGCTTCCCTGGGAAACCACCGCTGTCAGCACCTTTTTGCTCTTGCTGAGCGGTGGCTGCCTCTTCGCGGCGCGGCGATTTGCCGTCGGCGGACAATGGCGTTCGATGAAGCGGGCCATGGCGGCATGTCTGGCGCTGGGCTCGAGCTTCCTCCTCATCCAAGGCTATGAATGGGCGCGGCTCCTCGGTTTCGGCCTTCGAGCCGGGTCCGGCGTCTATGGCGGGACCTTCTATCTTTTGATCGGCTGCCATGCCCTCCATGTCGCCGCCGGTCTGGTCTACCTCTTCTTGGTGGCCCGGCGCTTGGGGACCAAGGATGCGATGGGCCCGCGGGATCGGCTGACGCCGGCGCTGATGTATTGGACTTTCGTCGTGGCTCTTTGGCCGCTGCTTTATGGACTGGTATATTTCTAA
- a CDS encoding cytochrome c oxidase subunit 3 has product MQASASVGPYETAGVVTGRLGMWWVLASEIVIFGGAVVIYLLYRLRYPEWAAESAHTNELIGLANTVILLTSSLTMVLAHQAATPERRARCSRLLGATVLLGAAFLGLKAYEYRSELLAGFTPTKNLFWSFYYFLTGLHALHIVAGLIAILAVRRGVRRGENFQRVDHVGLYWHFVDVVWIFLFPMLYLAGRAG; this is encoded by the coding sequence ATGCAAGCTAGCGCGAGCGTCGGACCTTACGAAACTGCCGGCGTGGTCACCGGCCGCCTCGGAATGTGGTGGGTCCTGGCTTCGGAGATCGTCATCTTTGGCGGAGCCGTGGTCATCTACCTGCTGTACCGGCTGCGCTATCCCGAATGGGCGGCCGAATCCGCCCACACCAATGAGCTGATCGGCCTGGCGAACACGGTGATTCTCCTGACCAGCAGCCTGACGATGGTCCTGGCTCACCAAGCGGCCACGCCCGAGCGGCGAGCCCGCTGCTCCCGCTTGCTCGGCGCCACCGTCCTGCTGGGGGCGGCTTTCTTGGGCCTCAAGGCTTATGAATACCGGAGCGAGCTCCTCGCCGGCTTCACTCCCACCAAGAATCTCTTCTGGTCCTTCTATTATTTCCTGACCGGCCTTCACGCCTTGCACATCGTGGCCGGCTTGATCGCGATCCTGGCGGTGCGCCGTGGCGTCCGGCGCGGCGAGAATTTTCAGCGAGTCGACCATGTCGGCCTCTATTGGCATTTCGTCGACGTGGTCTGGATCTTCCTATTTCCGATGCTTTACTTGGCGGGGAGGGCCGGATGA